In Longimicrobium sp., one DNA window encodes the following:
- the dnaX gene encoding DNA polymerase III subunit gamma/tau, with product MSRTALARTYRPKTFSEVATQEHVSNTLRSAVQRNRVAHAYLFCGPRGVGKTTLARVLAMALNCPNRGDDGEPCGTCDSCERIWAGRTSLDVVEIDAASNRGVDDARDLRERAMYAPSEEDRFKIYIIDEAHMLTREAWNALLKILEEPPPRVIFVFATTEPQKIQQAAPPILSRCQRFDFHRISTPDLVGRLRTVLGHEGIEAGDDVLLPIAQKADGGMRDGLSLLDQVLSFTEGTPTPDDVRRILGLVGTEVYLNLFEIIATKRQADVFRFVGKMLDEGYDLTEFYRGLADFIRALLIVRLGGGDPESVPAHLRGAVTEMANHFAPGDLLRMLAQVAELDADGRFRKSGEQRILIELLLLRFAYLESTVSIEDVLAALGGGSPGGPSGGGDGGSRGNGGPRPSPAPPARSFDRTPSAAPSAPAQASTPVARPAPEPQRAPEPRAEAPTPVASAPATPVTSAPVIEPAPAPVAEKPAAPAPVAETPAVPAPPAAVSAPAPTPAPAAPAQPVSAREPVPVPPPSYDEYDGYNLPPIELPHEAPSSHARPEPSVPAMSIAPAPAEPEPSAPAAAPEVRGDDGPIDGARLRRAWQGILQDGDGLPPGMGFVLRAAQLSPEGRSVRMMLPAGNPAIERLSHSAARAALEQALAKRLGGRVTLELASGQATAIDPRQNRITAASARHDKLRRLMEGEPVLSAAVQAWDLELVD from the coding sequence TTGTCTCGCACCGCGCTGGCCCGCACGTACCGCCCGAAGACGTTCTCCGAGGTCGCCACGCAGGAGCACGTCAGCAACACGCTGCGCTCGGCCGTGCAGCGCAACCGCGTGGCCCACGCGTACCTGTTCTGCGGCCCGCGCGGGGTGGGAAAGACCACGCTGGCCCGCGTGCTGGCCATGGCGCTCAACTGCCCCAACCGCGGCGACGACGGCGAGCCGTGCGGCACGTGCGACAGCTGCGAGCGCATCTGGGCCGGGCGCACCTCGCTGGACGTGGTGGAGATCGACGCCGCCAGCAACCGCGGCGTGGACGACGCGCGCGACCTGCGCGAGCGGGCCATGTACGCGCCCAGCGAGGAAGACCGCTTCAAGATCTACATCATCGACGAAGCGCACATGCTTACGCGCGAGGCGTGGAACGCGCTCCTCAAGATCCTGGAGGAGCCGCCCCCGCGCGTGATCTTCGTGTTCGCGACCACCGAGCCGCAGAAGATCCAGCAGGCCGCGCCGCCCATCCTTTCGCGCTGCCAGCGCTTCGACTTCCACCGCATCTCCACCCCGGACCTGGTCGGCCGCCTGCGCACCGTGCTGGGCCACGAGGGGATCGAGGCGGGCGACGACGTGCTTCTCCCCATCGCCCAGAAGGCCGACGGGGGGATGCGCGACGGGCTGAGCCTGCTGGACCAGGTGCTCTCGTTCACCGAGGGCACGCCCACGCCCGACGACGTGCGGCGCATCCTGGGCCTCGTCGGCACGGAGGTCTATCTCAACCTCTTCGAGATCATCGCCACCAAGCGGCAGGCCGACGTCTTCCGCTTCGTTGGGAAGATGCTGGACGAGGGATACGACCTCACCGAGTTCTACCGCGGCCTGGCCGATTTCATCCGCGCGCTGCTGATCGTGCGCCTGGGCGGCGGCGACCCGGAGAGCGTCCCCGCGCACCTGCGCGGCGCCGTCACCGAGATGGCGAACCACTTCGCGCCCGGCGACCTGCTGCGGATGCTGGCGCAGGTGGCCGAGCTGGACGCGGACGGGCGGTTCCGGAAGAGCGGCGAGCAGCGGATCCTGATCGAGCTCCTCCTTCTCCGCTTCGCCTACCTGGAGAGCACGGTCAGCATCGAGGACGTGCTGGCGGCGCTCGGCGGCGGCTCGCCCGGCGGTCCGTCGGGCGGCGGGGATGGCGGATCGCGCGGCAACGGCGGCCCGCGTCCCTCGCCCGCGCCCCCCGCGCGCAGCTTCGACCGTACGCCGTCCGCCGCGCCCTCCGCGCCCGCGCAGGCGTCCACGCCCGTCGCGCGTCCCGCGCCGGAGCCGCAGCGCGCGCCCGAGCCCCGCGCGGAAGCGCCCACGCCCGTCGCGTCCGCCCCGGCGACGCCTGTCACGTCTGCGCCTGTCATCGAGCCCGCACCCGCGCCTGTCGCGGAGAAGCCCGCCGCACCCGCGCCCGTCGCGGAGACGCCGGCCGTTCCCGCGCCCCCGGCGGCGGTGAGCGCGCCCGCGCCGACGCCGGCTCCGGCCGCTCCGGCGCAGCCGGTCTCCGCGCGCGAGCCGGTTCCGGTGCCGCCGCCGAGCTACGACGAGTACGACGGCTACAATCTTCCGCCCATCGAGCTCCCGCACGAGGCGCCGTCGTCCCACGCGCGCCCGGAGCCGAGCGTCCCCGCGATGTCGATCGCGCCGGCACCGGCGGAGCCCGAGCCGTCTGCTCCCGCCGCGGCGCCCGAAGTGCGGGGGGATGACGGGCCGATCGACGGCGCCCGGCTGCGGCGCGCGTGGCAGGGGATCCTGCAGGATGGAGATGGATTGCCGCCGGGGATGGGGTTCGTCCTCCGCGCCGCGCAGCTCTCGCCGGAGGGGCGCAGCGTGCGGATGATGCTTCCCGCGGGGAACCCGGCCATCGAGCGGCTCTCGCACTCGGCCGCCAGGGCCGCGCTGGAGCAGGCGCTGGCGAAGCGGCTGGGCGGACGCGTCACGCTGGAGCTGGCGTCCGGGCAGGCGACCGCGATCGACCCGCGGCAGAACCGCATCACCGCGGCCAGCGCGCGGCACGACAAGCTGCGCCGGCTGATGGAAGGGGAACCGGTCCTGAGCGCGGCGGTACAAGCGTGGGACCTGGAACTCGTTGACTGA
- a CDS encoding RNA polymerase sigma factor, translating into MSEGNGPSAAGGLRLAELAARAQLGDRTALEALLRELEPPLHEHIRGIVGDADDAADVLQETLLLVCRRLGTVRDHRWVRAWAYRIATREAVRAARRSRASRTQPLDEWADLPAPPADEPAVDSELVAELPRRLDALPPGARSVLRMRYLHGLTQPEIAEALEIPLGTVKSRLAYGIAALRRTWGAGRGES; encoded by the coding sequence CTGTCTGAGGGAAACGGCCCATCCGCGGCCGGCGGGCTCCGGCTGGCCGAGCTCGCCGCACGCGCGCAGCTGGGCGACCGGACGGCGCTCGAAGCCCTGCTCCGCGAGCTGGAGCCGCCGCTGCACGAGCACATCCGCGGCATCGTCGGCGACGCGGACGATGCCGCGGACGTGCTGCAGGAGACGCTGCTCCTCGTCTGCCGGCGGCTGGGCACGGTGCGGGACCATCGCTGGGTGCGCGCCTGGGCGTACCGCATCGCCACGCGCGAGGCGGTGCGCGCGGCGCGGCGCTCGCGCGCGTCGCGCACGCAGCCGCTCGACGAATGGGCCGATCTCCCCGCGCCGCCCGCTGACGAGCCCGCCGTAGATTCCGAACTGGTCGCCGAGCTGCCGCGCAGGCTCGACGCGCTTCCGCCGGGCGCGCGGTCGGTGCTCCGGATGCGATATCTCCACGGCCTCACGCAGCCGGAGATCGCGGAGGCGCTGGAGATCCCCCTCGGCACCGTGAAGTCGCGCCTCGCCTACGGCATCGCCGCGCTCCGCCGCACGTGGGGCGCGGGACGCGGCGAATCCTGA
- a CDS encoding aldo/keto reductase encodes MQTRKLGGVEVSAVGLGCMGMSGVYGPADEDESIATIHAAMEAGVTLLNTGDFYGAGHNEMLVGRALAGKRDRAFVSVKFGAQLQPPGQIVGFDARPVAVKTYVTYSLRRLRTDYIDLYQPARVDPNVPIEDTVGAVKELIDAGYVRHLGLSEAGVGSIRRAHATHPVTALETEYSLATRDPEQGILPLLRELGIGMVAYGVLSRGLLTGDVAPGAAFAPGDFRAHSPRFQGENLEQNIRLADALRQIGGQTGLTPAQLAFAWVLSRGDDIVPLIGTKRRDRLADALGALDATLSPDDLALLERAVPAGAVAGTRYPAAAMSGLGR; translated from the coding sequence ATGCAGACGCGCAAGCTCGGTGGCGTTGAGGTTTCCGCCGTGGGCCTCGGGTGCATGGGGATGTCGGGGGTGTACGGGCCGGCGGACGAGGACGAGAGCATCGCCACGATCCACGCGGCGATGGAGGCGGGCGTCACGCTGCTGAACACGGGCGACTTCTACGGCGCCGGGCACAACGAGATGCTGGTGGGGCGCGCGCTGGCGGGAAAGCGCGACCGCGCCTTCGTCTCGGTGAAGTTCGGCGCGCAGCTGCAGCCGCCCGGGCAGATCGTGGGCTTCGACGCGCGGCCGGTGGCGGTGAAGACGTACGTCACCTACTCGCTCCGCCGCCTCCGCACCGACTACATCGACCTGTACCAGCCCGCGCGCGTCGACCCCAACGTTCCCATCGAGGACACCGTCGGCGCGGTGAAGGAGCTGATCGACGCTGGCTACGTGCGCCACCTGGGCCTCAGCGAGGCCGGCGTGGGCAGCATCCGCCGCGCGCACGCCACGCACCCCGTGACCGCGCTGGAGACGGAGTACTCGCTGGCCACGCGCGACCCCGAGCAGGGCATCCTTCCGCTGCTGCGCGAGCTGGGGATTGGCATGGTGGCGTATGGCGTCCTTTCGCGCGGGCTGCTGACGGGCGACGTGGCCCCGGGCGCGGCGTTCGCGCCGGGCGACTTCCGCGCGCACTCGCCGCGCTTCCAGGGCGAGAACCTGGAGCAGAACATCCGCCTGGCCGACGCGCTCCGGCAGATCGGCGGGCAGACCGGCCTCACGCCCGCGCAGCTCGCCTTCGCGTGGGTCCTCTCGCGCGGCGACGACATCGTGCCGCTCATCGGCACCAAGCGCCGCGACCGCCTGGCCGACGCGCTGGGCGCGCTGGACGCCACGCTCTCGCCCGACGACCTCGCGCTGCTCGAGCGCGCCGTCCCCGCCGGCGCCGTGGCCGGCACGCGCTACCCCGCGGCGGCGATGTCCGGCCTCGGGCGCTGA
- a CDS encoding YraN family protein — translation MDAPRTLVSQNKPMGDRGERMAAEHLERAGWTVLARNFRVGHREVDLVARRGEVVAFVEVKTRAGLGYGHPLEAITAKKRREIQFVAQMWVDRHGREGDSYRYDAIAVLLPTGGEPRIEHVEDAWRM, via the coding sequence ATGGACGCGCCGCGCACGCTGGTCTCGCAGAACAAGCCGATGGGCGACCGCGGCGAGCGCATGGCCGCGGAGCACCTGGAGCGCGCCGGATGGACGGTGCTGGCGCGCAACTTCCGCGTGGGGCACCGCGAGGTCGACCTCGTCGCGCGCCGCGGCGAGGTCGTGGCGTTCGTGGAGGTGAAGACGCGCGCCGGGCTGGGCTACGGCCACCCGCTCGAGGCCATCACCGCGAAGAAGCGCCGCGAGATCCAGTTCGTGGCCCAGATGTGGGTGGACCGCCACGGCCGCGAGGGCGACAGCTACCGCTACGACGCCATCGCCGTGCTCCTCCCCACCGGCGGCGAGCCCCGCATCGAGCACGTTGAGGACGCCTGGCGGATGTAG
- the aroF gene encoding 3-deoxy-7-phosphoheptulonate synthase yields the protein MLIVMKHDASAEEVTRVVDVIEEMGYEARPMPGKQRTAIGLVGNDGKVNADRLESLPGVLEIIHVSQPYKQVSREWREEPTIVQLANGTRIGGGEVVVMAGPCSVESEAQIVGIAHSLREAGATILRGGAFKPRTSPYAFQGMGEPGLKLLAKAREETGMAVVTEALDEESLARVAEYADIIQIGARNMQNFSLLRRAGRTGKPILLKRGMAATVKDLLLSAEYVLAEGNGQVILCERGVRGFDTHTRNLLDLTAIPVVKSLSHLPIIADPSHGTGLRAKVIPMARAAVAAGADGLMIEVHPDPERAMSDGAQSLYPEQFEELMQQIAVIAEAIGREMQPSLTGRPVRAVV from the coding sequence ATGCTCATCGTGATGAAGCACGACGCCAGCGCCGAGGAAGTGACGCGCGTGGTGGACGTGATCGAGGAAATGGGGTACGAGGCCCGCCCGATGCCCGGGAAGCAGCGCACCGCGATCGGCCTGGTCGGCAACGACGGAAAGGTGAACGCCGACCGCCTGGAGTCGCTCCCCGGCGTGCTGGAGATCATCCACGTCTCGCAGCCGTACAAGCAGGTCTCGCGCGAGTGGCGCGAGGAGCCCACCATCGTGCAGCTGGCCAACGGCACGCGCATCGGCGGCGGCGAGGTGGTGGTGATGGCCGGCCCCTGCTCGGTGGAGAGCGAGGCGCAGATCGTGGGCATCGCCCACTCGCTGCGCGAGGCGGGCGCCACCATCCTGCGCGGCGGCGCGTTCAAGCCGCGGACCAGCCCCTACGCCTTCCAGGGGATGGGCGAGCCGGGGCTGAAGCTGCTGGCCAAGGCGCGCGAGGAGACGGGGATGGCGGTGGTCACCGAGGCACTGGACGAGGAAAGCCTGGCGCGGGTGGCCGAGTACGCCGACATCATCCAGATCGGTGCGCGCAACATGCAGAACTTCTCGCTGCTGCGCCGCGCCGGCCGCACGGGAAAGCCCATCCTGCTGAAGCGGGGGATGGCGGCCACGGTGAAGGACCTGCTGCTCAGCGCCGAGTACGTGCTGGCCGAGGGGAACGGGCAGGTGATCCTGTGCGAGCGCGGCGTACGCGGCTTCGACACGCACACCCGCAACCTGCTGGACCTGACGGCCATCCCGGTGGTGAAGTCGCTCTCGCACCTCCCCATCATCGCCGACCCCAGCCACGGCACGGGGCTGCGGGCGAAGGTGATCCCCATGGCGCGCGCGGCCGTAGCCGCCGGCGCCGACGGGCTGATGATCGAGGTGCACCCCGACCCCGAGCGGGCCATGAGCGACGGCGCGCAGTCGCTCTACCCCGAGCAGTTCGAGGAGCTGATGCAGCAGATCGCGGTCATCGCCGAGGCCATCGGCCGCGAGATGCAGCCGTCGCTCACCGGGCGGCCGGTGCGCGCGGTGGTTTAG
- a CDS encoding serine hydrolase domain-containing protein → MVRGAGAGAAQRAGDGMVAIPAAARVDSVFARFAAPGSPGCVVSAMRAGDVVFSRAYGLANVETGARLDTGFVFAAGSITKQFTAFAVALLVAEGRLELDADVHRYLPELPRYPHRVTLRHLLHHVGGVREYSELPSLAGDGRPGVELAERVNGLSFVPGTQYLYSNTGFLLLGRVVERVTGEPLGRFMAERIFRPLGMTHTLLPADSSQAGSRGVAYALREGRWVPMLPPVESQGDAGLLTTPADLARWDRNFYDARVGGRRVRAILHDTLRMAGGALSTYSFGLHREPYRGLAREYHGGLEYGFRTSWWRFPRQRLSVLTTCNTRTAEPDGLTERVAELFLAPTLAAAGHAPAPEPRVDSAAVAPFLGFYVSRATHQYHNVAWRDGRLAVRMVVTYYELSPLGGGRFAVRGEPITLAFRPRPDGGMEMEERSEAAGRAVVYERPGPNAPRPALADFAGDYASPELGARWAIRPGGSGLVAAMPRDTAELRPAAPDVFSDGYLLVVFRRDAAGRVTGFAASTPRIFGVEFVRRSAVTSTP, encoded by the coding sequence ATGGTCCGCGGCGCAGGCGCGGGGGCGGCGCAGCGGGCGGGGGACGGGATGGTGGCGATCCCGGCGGCGGCGCGGGTGGACTCGGTGTTCGCGCGCTTCGCGGCGCCGGGGTCGCCGGGGTGCGTGGTGAGCGCGATGCGCGCGGGCGACGTCGTCTTCTCTCGCGCGTACGGGCTGGCGAACGTGGAGACGGGGGCGCGGCTGGACACGGGGTTCGTCTTCGCCGCGGGGTCCATCACCAAGCAGTTCACCGCCTTCGCCGTGGCGCTGCTGGTGGCCGAGGGGCGGCTGGAGCTGGACGCGGACGTGCACCGCTACCTCCCCGAGCTGCCGCGCTACCCGCACCGCGTCACCCTGCGCCACCTGCTGCACCACGTGGGCGGGGTGCGCGAGTACAGCGAGCTGCCGTCGCTCGCGGGCGACGGCAGGCCGGGGGTGGAGCTGGCGGAGCGCGTGAACGGACTGAGCTTCGTGCCCGGCACGCAGTACCTGTACAGCAACACCGGCTTCCTGCTGCTGGGCCGCGTGGTCGAGCGCGTGACGGGGGAGCCGCTGGGCCGGTTCATGGCCGAGCGCATCTTCCGGCCGCTGGGGATGACGCACACCCTGCTTCCCGCCGACAGCAGCCAGGCCGGGAGCCGGGGGGTGGCGTACGCGCTGCGCGAGGGGCGGTGGGTGCCCATGCTCCCGCCGGTGGAGAGCCAGGGCGACGCCGGGCTGCTGACCACGCCCGCCGACCTGGCCCGGTGGGACCGCAACTTCTACGACGCGCGCGTGGGCGGGCGGCGCGTGCGGGCCATCCTGCACGACACGCTGCGGATGGCCGGCGGCGCGCTCAGCACCTACTCGTTCGGGCTGCACCGCGAGCCGTACCGCGGCCTCGCGCGCGAGTACCACGGCGGGCTGGAGTACGGCTTCCGCACCAGCTGGTGGCGCTTTCCGCGCCAGCGGCTGTCGGTGCTCACCACCTGCAACACGCGCACGGCCGAGCCCGACGGGCTCACGGAGCGCGTGGCCGAGCTCTTCCTGGCGCCCACCCTGGCCGCCGCGGGGCACGCGCCCGCCCCGGAGCCGCGCGTGGACTCGGCCGCGGTGGCGCCGTTCCTGGGCTTCTACGTGAGCCGCGCCACCCACCAGTACCACAACGTGGCCTGGCGCGACGGGCGCCTGGCGGTGCGCATGGTGGTGACGTACTACGAGCTGTCGCCGCTGGGCGGCGGGCGCTTCGCGGTGCGCGGCGAGCCCATCACGCTCGCCTTCCGTCCCCGTCCGGACGGCGGAATGGAGATGGAGGAGCGCTCCGAGGCTGCCGGCCGCGCGGTGGTCTACGAGCGCCCGGGCCCGAACGCGCCGCGGCCCGCGCTAGCGGACTTCGCGGGCGATTACGCCTCGCCCGAGCTGGGCGCGCGCTGGGCCATCCGCCCGGGTGGGAGCGGGCTCGTCGCGGCGATGCCGCGCGATACCGCCGAGCTGCGCCCGGCCGCCCCCGACGTGTTCTCGGACGGCTATCTCCTCGTCGTCTTCCGCCGCGACGCCGCGGGGCGCGTGACCGGCTTCGCCGCGTCGACCCCGCGCATCTTCGGCGTCGAGTTCGTGCGCCGCTCCGCGGTGACATCGACCCCGTAA